Proteins from a genomic interval of Candidatus Rubidus massiliensis:
- the dmdA gene encoding 2,3-dimethylmalate dehydratase large subunit: MGKNVTQKLIEQHLVSGTMKPGEEIGIKIDQTLTQDATGTMVMLELEAMDVDKVKTEISVQYVDHNLLQTDFKNADDHIFLQSACEKFGIWYSRAGNGVSHPVHMERFGIPGKTLLGSDSHTPAAGSLGMLAIGAGGLEVGLSMVGLPFYFKMPKVLGVKLIGKLADWVSAKDVILEMLRRHTVKGGVGWIIEYYGDGLKDLSAMDRHVIANMGAELGATTSVFPSDEMTKRFLKSQGRENDWIELKPDEGATYDEYEEIDLSTLEPLIALPSSPDNVVPVKDVVGQEIYQSMVGSSANPGFRDFAIAAYMVKNRQIHPRVSFDINPTSRQILDDLTKTGYLADLVESGARIHQAGCNGCIGMGQAPATKKNSLRTVPRNFPGRSGTKEDAVFLCSPEVATASALTGVITDPRTLGIPYTRIDELEHPTILTEMVIKPPEDNSNVVLQKGPNIQPIPQFSSLSEFIQGPVILKVGNNISTDEILPAGTKVLPFRSNIPEIAKFAFYQVDETFYQRALNHQATGQIIVGGLNYGQGSSREHAAIVPRYLGVKVVIAKSFARIHWQNLINFGILPLTFVDRNDFARIDQMDELAIDNVVETIKSGHLLIVNNTTKNFFFEVEHALTERQIEMLIHGGIINLYKKGLL; the protein is encoded by the coding sequence ATGGGAAAAAATGTCACGCAAAAATTAATTGAGCAACATTTAGTTTCAGGCACCATGAAACCAGGAGAAGAGATAGGGATTAAAATTGATCAAACGTTAACGCAAGATGCAACTGGCACGATGGTCATGTTAGAATTAGAAGCGATGGATGTAGACAAAGTAAAAACTGAAATTTCCGTTCAATACGTCGATCATAATTTATTGCAAACCGATTTTAAAAACGCTGACGATCACATTTTCTTACAATCAGCCTGTGAAAAGTTTGGGATCTGGTATAGTCGAGCAGGTAATGGAGTTAGCCATCCAGTTCATATGGAAAGATTTGGAATTCCTGGAAAAACTCTATTAGGCTCAGATAGTCATACCCCAGCTGCTGGATCTTTAGGGATGTTAGCTATAGGAGCTGGTGGTTTAGAAGTTGGTTTATCTATGGTAGGCCTACCTTTTTATTTTAAAATGCCAAAAGTTTTAGGGGTTAAATTAATCGGAAAATTAGCTGATTGGGTTAGTGCTAAAGATGTAATACTCGAGATGTTAAGAAGACATACCGTAAAAGGGGGTGTGGGTTGGATTATAGAATATTATGGAGATGGTTTAAAAGACTTGTCAGCTATGGATCGACATGTTATCGCAAATATGGGAGCTGAGCTTGGGGCTACAACGTCTGTATTTCCATCCGATGAAATGACTAAAAGATTTTTAAAATCACAAGGAAGAGAAAACGATTGGATTGAATTAAAGCCAGATGAAGGGGCAACTTACGATGAATATGAAGAAATTGATTTATCGACGTTAGAGCCTTTAATTGCCCTTCCAAGCAGTCCTGATAATGTTGTTCCTGTAAAAGACGTAGTAGGGCAAGAAATTTATCAATCGATGGTTGGATCATCAGCAAATCCGGGTTTTAGAGATTTTGCAATTGCGGCTTATATGGTAAAAAATAGGCAAATACATCCACGAGTTTCTTTTGATATCAATCCTACCTCGCGGCAAATATTAGACGATTTAACTAAAACAGGTTATTTAGCTGATTTAGTAGAATCGGGAGCTAGAATCCACCAAGCCGGATGTAATGGTTGTATTGGAATGGGGCAAGCTCCAGCGACAAAGAAGAATAGTTTAAGAACAGTACCAAGAAATTTTCCTGGAAGATCTGGCACAAAAGAGGATGCAGTCTTCTTATGTAGTCCAGAAGTCGCGACTGCATCAGCCTTAACAGGGGTAATTACAGATCCAAGAACTCTTGGAATACCTTACACAAGAATAGATGAGTTAGAGCATCCAACTATTTTAACTGAAATGGTAATAAAACCACCGGAAGATAATAGTAATGTTGTTTTACAAAAGGGACCAAATATTCAACCTATTCCTCAATTTAGTTCTTTATCAGAGTTTATTCAAGGTCCTGTCATTTTAAAAGTGGGAAACAACATTTCAACCGATGAGATCTTGCCAGCCGGAACGAAAGTACTTCCCTTTAGAAGTAATATTCCTGAAATTGCAAAATTTGCCTTTTATCAGGTAGATGAAACGTTTTATCAAAGAGCTTTAAATCACCAGGCTACCGGACAAATAATTGTAGGAGGGTTAAATTATGGACAAGGGTCAAGTCGTGAACACGCAGCAATTGTTCCGAGATATCTCGGGGTAAAAGTTGTTATTGCTAAAAGTTTTGCAAGAATACATTGGCAAAACCTCATTAATTTTGGCATTCTTCCTCTAACATTTGTTGATCGGAATGACTTTGCAAGAATTGATCAAATGGACGAGTTAGCTATAGATAATGTTGTAGAAACAATTAAAAGTGGTCATTTACTAATTGTTAATAATACAACAAAAAATTTCTTTTTTGAAGTGGAACATGCTTTAACAGAACGTCAGATTGAAATGTTGATACATGGCGGAATCATCAATTTATATAAAAAAGGTCTTCTATGA
- the fabG_2 gene encoding 3-oxoacyl-[acyl-carrier-protein] reductase FabG: MNQNRRIALVTGGNRGIGFGICEELAKHGYHVLLGSRQESGRRQVEELVEKGHSVEFILLDVLNENDITNAFKYVSSKFGRLDVLINNAAIFLDNKEEDHSLSWDKFAKTMECNVYAPFKLIEIFAPLMETNNYGRIVNVSSGLGQLYKATGTAPAYSISKTALNAVTTYFASKYKNKNILINSVCPGWVRTDMGGSNASRTIEEGVTGIIWAATLDNEGPTGGFFRDGTKIYW; encoded by the coding sequence ATGAATCAAAACCGACGCATAGCTTTAGTGACAGGCGGCAATAGAGGGATTGGATTTGGCATTTGTGAAGAATTAGCAAAGCACGGCTATCATGTACTTTTGGGGTCGCGTCAAGAAAGTGGAAGACGGCAAGTAGAGGAATTAGTAGAAAAAGGACATTCTGTAGAATTCATACTTTTAGATGTTTTAAATGAGAATGATATCACTAATGCTTTTAAATATGTGAGTTCAAAATTTGGGCGTTTAGATGTCTTAATTAATAATGCTGCGATATTCTTAGATAATAAAGAAGAAGATCATTCTCTAAGTTGGGATAAGTTTGCAAAAACTATGGAGTGTAATGTCTACGCACCTTTCAAGCTAATCGAGATATTTGCTCCATTAATGGAGACGAATAATTATGGTAGAATAGTTAACGTATCAAGTGGACTTGGACAACTGTATAAAGCGACAGGTACAGCGCCCGCTTACAGTATTTCTAAGACGGCTCTTAATGCTGTAACAACATACTTTGCTTCTAAGTATAAAAATAAAAATATTTTAATTAATTCCGTATGTCCAGGATGGGTTAGGACTGATATGGGGGGAAGTAACGCTAGCAGAACAATAGAAGAAGGCGTTACAGGAATTATTTGGGCTGCAACCCTTGATAATGAAGGACCGACAGGCGGTTTTTTTAGAGATGGAACAAAAATCTATTGGTAA
- the recN gene encoding Recombination protein N: MLVQLQIQNFILIEKATVNLEKGFNVISGETGSGKSAILSAIQFICGSKSDLKLIRHGENKGSVHALFDISNKKEIQELLKEHDIEFYEDEFLILQREIANNGKTRAWINHHPVTVSVLKNIGSKLILLCSQHANYILKDFSYHQEIVDLFADNKPILNDLKKLWDQHIELQRKIKQLIEKESQKIRDLDIYSMELEEIRSANLIRGEEDELFEEYTSLVNIEEKKQLGSEITHILENGIILQLKRVKSALEKLATLEKSLKEDKDSFNLAFIEMQEVFYALQRFVPSIENNPLRMEEIDKRLKLITKMKKKYGNSYDAIFSYAKNLEINIHSLEHFDEELQEKQKLLLDLQTTIEEHCQRLTQKREKAAAKLTEKITLALQQLNMKGSRFEVLLKQKPRDQLGDEQIEFYLAPNVGEKKVLLNECASGGELARIMLSIQSLLSDKEHVCTAIYDEIDSNIGGETASIIGSILKNMGQKQQIICITHFPQVAKQADFHFQIAKEVHNGRTTSQIKILESEQRQEELLRMMGGLVNAI, translated from the coding sequence ATGTTAGTTCAATTACAGATACAAAATTTCATTTTAATTGAAAAAGCTACAGTTAATCTTGAAAAAGGTTTTAATGTAATCTCTGGTGAAACCGGTTCTGGAAAATCGGCGATACTTTCAGCCATACAATTTATTTGTGGTTCTAAAAGTGATCTAAAACTCATACGTCATGGTGAAAATAAAGGCTCAGTACATGCTTTATTTGACATTTCTAATAAAAAAGAAATCCAAGAGCTATTGAAGGAACATGATATTGAATTTTATGAAGATGAATTTTTAATTTTACAAAGAGAAATAGCAAATAATGGCAAAACAAGAGCTTGGATTAATCACCATCCAGTAACAGTTAGTGTCTTAAAAAATATTGGAAGTAAACTTATTTTGCTATGCAGTCAGCATGCTAACTATATTTTAAAAGATTTCTCTTATCACCAAGAAATTGTGGATTTATTTGCTGATAATAAACCTATTTTAAATGATTTGAAAAAGCTTTGGGATCAACACATTGAATTACAAAGAAAAATAAAGCAATTAATTGAGAAAGAGTCTCAAAAGATAAGGGATCTCGATATATATTCTATGGAACTAGAAGAAATTCGTTCAGCCAATCTCATAAGAGGAGAAGAGGACGAATTATTCGAGGAATATACTTCACTTGTAAATATAGAAGAAAAAAAACAATTAGGCTCTGAAATTACACACATTTTAGAAAATGGTATAATCCTTCAATTAAAAAGGGTCAAATCAGCTTTAGAGAAATTAGCAACGCTTGAAAAAAGTCTTAAAGAAGATAAAGATAGCTTTAATCTAGCCTTTATTGAAATGCAAGAAGTCTTTTATGCTTTACAACGTTTTGTACCAAGTATTGAAAACAACCCTTTAAGAATGGAAGAAATTGATAAAAGACTTAAGCTTATAACAAAAATGAAAAAAAAATATGGGAATAGTTATGATGCCATTTTTTCTTACGCAAAGAATTTAGAAATAAATATCCATTCACTAGAACATTTTGATGAAGAATTACAAGAAAAGCAAAAATTGTTATTGGATTTACAGACTACTATCGAAGAACATTGTCAAAGGCTAACTCAAAAAAGGGAGAAAGCTGCTGCTAAGCTAACAGAAAAAATAACCTTAGCTTTACAACAATTAAATATGAAAGGATCAAGGTTTGAAGTTTTGTTAAAACAAAAACCAAGAGATCAATTGGGAGATGAACAAATAGAGTTTTATCTAGCACCCAATGTTGGAGAAAAAAAAGTTTTATTAAATGAATGTGCAAGCGGTGGAGAACTCGCAAGGATTATGCTTTCGATTCAATCTTTATTATCTGACAAAGAGCATGTTTGTACAGCTATTTATGACGAAATAGATTCAAACATTGGTGGTGAAACAGCATCCATTATTGGATCTATCTTAAAAAATATGGGTCAAAAGCAACAAATCATTTGTATCACTCATTTTCCACAAGTAGCAAAACAAGCTGACTTTCACTTTCAAATAGCCAAAGAAGTTCATAATGGCAGAACAACTAGTCAAATTAAAATTCTAGAATCAGAGCAAAGGCAAGAAGAACTACTCAGAATGATGGGTGGACTTGTTAATGCCATTTAA
- the rnhC gene encoding Ribonuclease HIII: protein MSENPKPLVFVTNLDKSLETRLKKDLQDLGFVLTTPPHTYFSAKKTGCSCTFYLSGKFTVQGKDMANFIEFYLEPQILQKLVFTYSDLDLDRTARIGIDESGKGDFFGPLCVAGVFAFDEQITELKKIGVKDSKGLNDQAIAKIAQKIKKNCLHHIVKINPYKYNELYLQFKNLNYLLGWGHATVIEQLIGKSHCHKVIIDQFANEYVVINALKRKNLEVELTQRHKGEEDIVVAAASILARDTFVNGLLELEEKYGIKLPKGASALTKTAALNFIKKFGKEELHHVCKVHFKTYLEVTT, encoded by the coding sequence ATGAGTGAAAATCCAAAGCCTCTCGTTTTTGTTACAAACCTAGATAAAAGTTTAGAAACTAGATTAAAAAAAGATTTGCAAGATCTTGGATTTGTTTTAACTACCCCCCCTCACACCTACTTCTCCGCAAAAAAAACAGGTTGTTCATGCACATTTTATTTGTCAGGTAAATTTACCGTTCAGGGTAAAGATATGGCAAATTTTATTGAATTCTATTTAGAACCACAAATTTTACAAAAATTAGTCTTTACCTACAGTGATTTAGATCTGGATAGAACTGCTAGAATTGGCATAGATGAATCTGGCAAAGGTGATTTTTTTGGTCCTCTATGCGTTGCAGGAGTATTTGCTTTTGATGAACAAATTACTGAATTAAAAAAAATAGGTGTAAAAGATTCTAAGGGGTTAAATGATCAAGCCATAGCTAAAATTGCTCAAAAAATCAAAAAAAATTGCCTTCATCATATTGTGAAGATTAATCCTTACAAATATAACGAGCTCTATTTACAGTTTAAAAACCTAAATTATTTGCTTGGCTGGGGACATGCTACAGTTATTGAACAATTGATTGGTAAATCTCATTGCCACAAAGTCATCATTGATCAATTTGCTAATGAGTATGTGGTCATTAATGCTCTTAAACGTAAAAATCTTGAAGTTGAATTAACCCAAAGACATAAAGGGGAAGAAGATATAGTAGTCGCAGCAGCTTCGATTTTGGCAAGGGATACTTTTGTCAATGGATTATTAGAGTTAGAAGAAAAATATGGAATTAAATTACCTAAAGGTGCTTCAGCGTTAACCAAAACGGCAGCCTTAAACTTTATAAAAAAATTTGGTAAGGAAGAACTTCACCATGTATGTAAAGTTCATTTTAAAACCTATTTAGAAGTAACAACATGA
- a CDS encoding Helix-turn-helix domain protein, with the protein MKEELKDVGDLFKQRRKEMNISLKEAENATSIRMSYLQALEDGEVNKLISPVYAQGFLRQYAHFLGIDGDKIVREHPEIFNRPESQEFSYGIGTLEIRGNPGSGVKWFPNALWLGAFLSILLVAWYVAKLFEVI; encoded by the coding sequence ATGAAAGAAGAGTTGAAAGATGTCGGTGATCTCTTCAAGCAACGTCGTAAAGAAATGAATATTTCCTTAAAAGAAGCTGAAAATGCTACATCAATTAGAATGAGCTATTTACAAGCCCTAGAAGATGGAGAAGTTAATAAATTAATTTCACCTGTTTATGCGCAAGGTTTTTTGCGCCAATACGCTCATTTTTTAGGAATAGATGGAGATAAAATAGTCAGAGAGCACCCTGAAATTTTTAATCGTCCTGAATCTCAAGAATTTTCCTATGGAATAGGAACATTAGAAATTAGAGGAAATCCAGGTTCTGGGGTTAAATGGTTTCCCAATGCATTATGGTTAGGTGCTTTTTTAAGTATTTTATTAGTTGCATGGTATGTAGCAAAGCTTTTTGAGGTAATTTAA
- the truA_2 gene encoding tRNA pseudouridine synthase A: MPLKNVLLHVAYDGTNYLGWQLTKEGPSIEGCLKNVIEQILQHSVQLQAASRTDAGVHAKNQTVNFFVEKEFCAKRLFISLNQLLPKDIRVLELKDVPLDFHPTLHCKGKTYTYQICCGKVQLPCHRHYSWHVIEILDVPLMKAALPSFIGSHDFSAFCNMRKNLNYEHYIRNVESFELTEFEDNRLVFRISGNNFLYKMVRNLVGTVVDIGRNRLKIEDIPDIINQKSRIKAGITAPAHGLCLEFIHY; this comes from the coding sequence CTTATGATGGAACGAACTATCTTGGTTGGCAACTAACCAAAGAGGGTCCTAGCATAGAAGGTTGCTTAAAAAATGTTATCGAACAAATACTACAACATTCCGTTCAACTACAAGCTGCTAGTCGAACGGATGCGGGTGTTCATGCTAAAAACCAAACAGTCAATTTCTTTGTAGAGAAAGAATTTTGTGCTAAGCGACTTTTCATCAGCTTAAATCAGTTACTCCCAAAAGATATCAGAGTTTTAGAATTAAAAGATGTACCTTTAGATTTTCACCCCACACTACATTGTAAAGGTAAAACTTATACCTATCAAATTTGTTGTGGAAAAGTGCAACTTCCTTGCCATCGTCACTATTCTTGGCATGTGATAGAGATATTGGATGTTCCTTTAATGAAAGCTGCTTTACCTTCATTTATAGGTAGTCACGACTTTTCAGCCTTTTGTAATATGCGTAAAAACCTTAACTATGAACATTATATTCGTAATGTAGAATCTTTTGAATTAACAGAATTTGAGGATAATCGATTAGTTTTCAGAATTTCAGGAAATAATTTCTTATATAAAATGGTTCGCAATTTGGTAGGAACTGTTGTTGATATTGGAAGAAATCGTTTAAAAATTGAAGATATTCCCGACATAATAAACCAAAAAAGTAGAATAAAAGCTGGTATAACAGCACCAGCTCATGGCTTATGTCTTGAATTTATTCATTATTAA